One region of Melitaea cinxia chromosome 29, ilMelCinx1.1, whole genome shotgun sequence genomic DNA includes:
- the LOC123667923 gene encoding uncharacterized protein LOC123667923 produces MYSALGTVAAKMSRILVAYVLIGILKNSVSQTTFSTSFGTNQALGNGLAANNLVANNPVANAIASNIVRGNAVANQLAFNNGMDTSLVNSIAGNPIIATTNVANTIAGNNDAAINVAAENAALSLNGLTVAGLPIPGVSPVEIGEVAVKGELPVGGLTAIAGNVPVIGYVSFEGILPAAGLVSIASNCGSNDHVVH; encoded by the exons ATGTACTCCGCGCTGGGAACTGTTGCCGCTAAGATGTCCCGGATCTTGGTCGCTTATGTACTCATTGGTATTCTGAAg aattctGTGTCTCAAACAACGTTTAGTACGAGCTTTGGAACTAACCAGGCGCTTGGCAACGGCCTGGCAGCCAATAATTTAGTTGCTAACAATCCTGTAGCTAATGCAATTGCAAGCAATATAGTTCGTGGGAATGCTGTAGCCAACCAATTGGCTTTTAATAATGGCATGGATACTTCTCTTGTCAATTCCATAGCTGGCAATCCGATAATAGCGACAACTAATGTTGCAAATACTATAGCTGGAAACAATGATGCTGCTATTAATGTCGCTGCTGAAAATGCTGCTTTAAGTCTAAATGGCTTGACAGTAGCAGGATTGCCAATACCTGGCGTTTCTCCAGTAGAAATCGGCGAAGTTGCTGTTAAAGGAGAACTGCCAGTAGGTGGTTTAACAGCCATAGCTGGTAATGTGCCGGTGATTGGCTACGTAAGTTTCGAGGGTATCTTGCCAGCCGCCGGGCTCGTGAGTATCGCCAGCAACTGTGGATCCAACGACCACGTGGTTCATTAG